The following DNA comes from Candidatus Methanoperedens sp..
CCCATAAGGCAAAGGAAGAAAAATAAGAATATTATGGCTATCAAGGACACCATAAATCCCACACGCTCCGAGCTTATCGAGCTTAAGAAGAAAATCAAGTTGAGCCAGAGCGGGCACAAGCTTCTCAAGATGAAGCGAGACGGCTTGATACTTGAACTATTCGAGATACTTGATAAAGCGAAGGGAATAAGAGTTGAGGTGGAGAAGCAATTCGCTGTGGCATCGCAGAAGCTTGCCATCGCAAAATCAGTGGAAGGCGTTGTTGTGGTGAAATCCACAGCCTTTGCCCTTAAGGACGTCCCGAAGCTTGAGCTTGAGAGCAAGAACGTGATGGGCGTCGTTGTCCCGAAAATCACGGCTTCAAGCGTGCATAAGAAACTCGATGAGCACGGTTACGGCATCATCGGCACTTCTTCACGCATAGATGAAGCAGTTGACACCTACGAAATCCTGGTTGAGAAAATCATCCTGGCTGCTGAGATTGAGACCACGATGAAGAAGCTGCTTGAGGATATCGAAAAAACAAAGCGCAGGGTAAATGCCCTTGAGTTCAAGGTGATACCCGAGCTCTCTGAAGCTAAGGATTTTATCGTGCTTCGGCTTGAGGAGATGGAGCGGGAGAATACCTTCAGGCTGAAGAGGATAAAGGGTTAACGTCTTTTGGAAAAATCGCTATTTCGAGCATGAAACACTTATCGTTGCGTCGACCCCCGAATGAATTCGGGAGCATCAACGTGGGTGCATAAAGATAGTCTATATATTAATATTTATTTTAATTTATATAGATGGAGCATAGAAAATTACAAATTATACAAGCAAATTAAAACTTAAAATCCAAAAAATTAGTATATATTTCGAACTGAGATACTCATTATATATTAGTTACTGAAGTATGTTCGGAGATACGTCAATAGCAAATTCTTCGGTATGAATTTTTCTGTTACAATCTTTTTGTTCGTGTAAAAGCTCAACTCTAATGTAATTTATTCCTGGTTGAACTAGCTTTATTAAAAATTGTTCATGAATTATGTCATCTAACTCTAACCGTAAATCTTTCACTTTCTCATATTCTATATGGGATATTTTCAGTTTTAAATTAATCAAATTGGGCAGCTTTTTAATGCATGGCTTAGAATATATATTAAATGTAAACAAAATTTCATCATTTTGCTGTGCTTTTTTAGGAATATCTTTCGTCAGCTCAAATCCGATACAATTCTTATAAACCTCAGGATCTACTGCAACACACATCGGTGCAGAAACTTGAAAATCTGTATAAAAAAACATATGTATTAGTTCTATAATTTTTTCGTCCAAATGAAGTGCAGTAAGATCTTTTCCATACACACTTTTCAGAATATTCTCAGCATATTCTACATTTTCTTCTGCTTCTTTAGTTTTTTCCTTCTTATTAAATTTATATGCGATGATTGTATACTTGGTCAATCTAGCTTTTTCAGCAGCCTTTAGTTGATGATTACTCAAAAATTTGTTTTCTATTTCTAGAATGATTTTTTCTAGGTTGTCAAATTCATCCTCTATTCTGTACTTATATTTTTTAGTTTTTTCCGTCTTGAATCCTATATGTCCCAAAATAGAACTAACACCTGTTGTTGTTCCAGTTTCAAATGGGTGCATACCATGTTCTAGATTAATAAATTGTTTATAGAACTCGCACATCGCAACATTTACATGTAGTTGGGTTTTTACATCATCTTTTATATTAGGGCAAACATTCAGGGTTTCTTTAAAGATTTCTTGAGCTCTGATAAATTTATTTGTAATTTCATCTAATATTTTTCCGTTTATGAA
Coding sequences within:
- a CDS encoding V-type ATP synthase subunit D, whose protein sequence is MAIKDTINPTRSELIELKKKIKLSQSGHKLLKMKRDGLILELFEILDKAKGIRVEVEKQFAVASQKLAIAKSVEGVVVVKSTAFALKDVPKLELESKNVMGVVVPKITASSVHKKLDEHGYGIIGTSSRIDEAVDTYEILVEKIILAAEIETTMKKLLEDIEKTKRRVNALEFKVIPELSEAKDFIVLRLEEMERENTFRLKRIKG